The segment AGCTTGATTATAATTTCAACTACCTATATGGACTGGTACAGAAGGCAAAAATAGATGATGAAATTACGGATAACTACTATGACCTATTATACAGTTGGTATGTGAACAACAAGTGTTATAATAATCATCCGTTGCTAGAAAATGTACTGTTGAAGCTAGAGTATATACTGGATGAATCGGAGTCATTGAAAAATAGAAAGGAGGTTGCTGAATCGTTCAGGCAAATAAAAAGATCTCCCAAATATAATGCGAGCCTGTTAAAGCTACAGGTATTCAAGGGAATAATAGACTCCGTTTGTTGTGAAGATGAATTAAAAGAGGAGGATATTGTCTTTATTGAAAAGTGGATTGATTCAAACAACATCAATGACAAGTCATTCAAGAAATTTAAAAAAGAAGAGAATAATGATGATGTGGATATGAATGAATGTCTGATGGACTATTCCGACTTTTTAGAGGGATATCTCCAATAGGTTACTGTTTAAAGATCACCCTTAAAACCTATTTCATATTCCTTATCATCATAGTATCCTGAATTAATCCTCTCAAGGCTTTCTTTTTTATTGTTTTTAGCAATTTGAACCTGCGTATTAATGTAACCCTCCCCTTTGACAAGATTTAATAGTTTACTTGAATATAGGTTTTTTGGATTATCTATCCTGTTTTTGAATGTTTTAAGTTCGTTATCGAATGTCAAATTTAGTTTGTCATTTATTGACTTCATATTGTCATAGATTATGTTTAGCCATTGATTAATTGAGACCTTTTTGCCGTCTTTAATCAGTTCCAAGTGTTCTATTTGGCCGAATTGTGCCACAAGCTCCTCATTTAGTAATGATTCCTCCTGCCATTTATCATAATCGCTTTCATCAAATATCAGCAGGAATATTATGAATAAATGTAGAAAGTTCATATCCTCCTGTGACAATCCGCATATGTCAAATGAGTTAATATCAACCGTTCTTATCTCCAGATAAGATATTCCATCCTCTGATAATGATTCCAGTAGGTTATTTGGATTTTTTGACTTCATTCTTATTTGGGTGTATAATTCCTTAGCCTCGGATAGTTTGCCTTCGTCTATGTAACTATTGACGTCGGATATGAAGTTTTCCAAACTGTCATATCTTGGAAATAGCTTTATCAGATTTTTATATCCGCAACTGGCATTTCTAAAGGATACCCCTTCTGTCGTATAGTATTCCTCCAGATGTTTTGTATTCATTAACTTGATGCAGTCACAGGTGAATGACTCGTGGCTTGCTATGCTGCAACCGGTTATGTATATGATTACCCATTTGTATCTTAGATAATTTCTTACTATTTTAAGGTATAGTTCGTTCTTGAATTGCTTATAGGATTTGTTTGAATTGTTTATTTGATATAATTTTCTTATTGTGCTTTCCTTGAATGAAAAATTGTAGTGTATGCCTGAAATCAATTGTTTTTTTGTTCCGTATTTTTTAGCAAGTGCCTGTCTGTATTTGTATGATTGTACTGATTTTTCATCATTGGCGTATTGAGCTATTGGAATTTCATTGCTTGGGGGCAATATGCATGGTATTGATTGGTTCCATATGTATTCATCGTCGGGTATGTATTTGTTGACGTAATCTGTCAGGTATAATAGGAAATCATGTGCTTTTTTTGTAGTGTTGAATGTCGGAGTAATCATTTCGACTTGGCTTTCAGAAAAATCCGTGGTTATGTTTGGATTTTTTAGTTTATCGCCGAATATTTCGGGATGTTCTGTTAAGGATAACCTTCCATCGGAGTGTACCCGTAGTCCTTCCCTTTCTAATCCAAAATTGGCCCCTAATATTTCATCACTTGTAAATTGTGATTTGAGTAGTTCAATGTTAAAAAAATCTTTCATATTATATTATTTGAATTTGAAAGTATAAAAAGTTAACATTGTTATAATTAAAAAAAGTTGTACATATATAAAAAAATGACAACAAAATTAAAAAAAATAATAAAAGATTGAAAATTAACTTATCGCTTTAATAAATTCATTTACAATCGTGTCCACATTATTAGTGAACGAATACTTGTATCCATGAGACAACAGATAATTTGAAGGATTAGCTATTCCTTTAAAACTACTAGGACTATAATTATCATCCCATGCCCTTTCAAGCCATGACAAGTTTCTGAAGTCCTTAGACGTTTCGGAATTAAATGCCAAATAAAGCACCCTGTTTGACTTGGCCCTCATGAAACTTCTAGTAGACATGTCATAGAACATTCCTGAGTCACTACCACCATATATTGACAGTTGAGCCGAATTGATGGTCGTATTTTTAGCCCATATATTAACATTATGCATATTTGGTCCAATACCTACAATTGTAACCGTGTATCCCTTAGCCTGAAGTTTAGATTTGATACTGTTCAAAAATGCCATATCCTTAGTCTTGGAGTAAATGTTATCACTAGTTAGGTAAATATGCCTAACCGTGGATTTTGACGGATGCAATGTACTCCATGGATAAACTATACAGGACTCAACAAAGTAAGTCTTGGTAGAAACATCCAACACCTTGGACAGACAGTAAATCACGTTATAGTAACCCAAGTTACCACCGGACGTACTGACATATGTCGGTGCCTTACCATTATAATCAATATAGTTAATTAACCGAGTACATATTGAATATACATCACTAGGATACATTGTGAACGTTTTTACAGTATCCACCTGTGTTGACGGTGCCTCACAAGCCTTATAATACAAGGTTGATGAAGCCTTACCATTATAAAGATTAGAAATGGCATTGGCAACAAGATAAAGATATTCCTGAATTTGCAGCTTGGATGAACCGATACTGACCTCCTTGATTACCTGATTCTGTTCATAATGATTTCTGACATATACTGCAGCACTGCGAACCTCATCAAAGGTATATGAAGGTTTAACCTTAATCGTTAATGTTGCATTGTCACGATATTCAGAGTATAACCTATTAGCCCCATATACCGTTGATATATAATATTTACCGGCATGCAAATTACTTGCATCATATGTAATTTGAGCCTTACCACTGTTTATTTTTGCCGTTCCAATTGTCTGACCATTTATTTTAAACAGCAGTGTCCCGTTTGTTATGTATTTGTTATAGTGTTTATCAACCACTGTAGCCTTAAGAAGCACCTTGGTTTGATATGATGTCACGTTGACCGTGGCTATCTTTACAGGAAGAGGCAATAACTCAAGTATACCCTCGGAAGTTGTTTTACTTGACGCATACTTTCCTTCACCACCATATGTCGCTGAAATCAGATAAAATCCAGCAGACAAATTCTTGGTATTGCATGTATAATATGCCTTTCCATTTTTTAGTGTGGATGATCCCACACTAATTCCGTTTAATTTAAATACTACAAGTCCACCATTAGCATAAGTGTTTGTCTCTTTATCAGCAACTGTAGCAATCAATTGCACGTTGGTCGTGATGTATCCTGTCCTATCACTTACTGATATTTTTGTTCTATGCTGTGATTGTGCTTTTACATTAGTTGTATTTGCATCTTTTGTTATGTTTTTTGATGCAGTCACTACATCCTCTGAATTGTCTGTTGCAGTATTTGTATTTATATGTGTTTTTTCTGTATTAATTATCTCATCACTACTTGAGTGAGCAGATAATTGTTGATTACTATCGGCATCACTTATCGTATTATTATCAGAAGCACTTGCCACCGATAATGACAATAGTATTACTAAAGCCAATAGCAATCCATATTTTACCTTAATATTAACACCTCTGTTTTGATAATAAGAAACTTCAATTATTTTTCTTATTAACTACAATAAAAATTTATTGTTGTATATAATATTAGAATGACTTAATATAAAATACTTTATTTTTTTGGTGATTACAAGGACATTCAAATAATTAACTTTCATAGTCTTTTAACATGATTTTATCAACATCATGTTTATGATTTTATAATTAATCCACCATTTTGTCCAGTACATATAGTTGAAGCATTATACACTTCAGATGACAAATATATATTATCACATCATAAATTATGTTAAAAAAAATCGATTAACTATCAAACTTTTGTATATATAACCCCTACGGCATTTTCACTATGTTTCCGGGTTAAAAATCTTTTTAGATAAAGCCGAATAAAAAAAATAAAATAGAATGTTAATGATTAAATCACTTATTGTATGGATTTAATCATTCACCCCCCTCAATTATATTTATTTTCATCAAAAAGCGTGCACAACAATTATGAATACTGTGCATACTTGTTATTTGCGGCTTATTTAAATTTGTTATTCTGTTTTTTTTTTTGAAGTTTTAAATGAACTATATGTTATTATTTCTGGTTAATTACCCTGTTTTTGTACTGGTGTGAGGAGTGTTTGTTGCATTTATATTTTCCAATCTGATTATAGGGTATTGTCTGTTTTTAGTGTGTATTTCTTGTATGCTAATCAGGATATTATCCTGCTTATCTTTGGATTTTTTTAGGTAACGTCCGTGTTGATTGTTTTTTTGGGATATTTACGATGTACAAGAATAAAAAATAGGTGGTAAATAGGAGGATGTGGAATTTTAATCTGTTAATTTATTTTTTATTGCCTTTAAGTATAACACTGCTATCTGGCATAGGTATTTTGGTAGATTCAGATAATAGTTCTTTTTATGTTTTTTGATAAATTGAAGGTTTGTCTTTATATGGTTGTATTCTGTTTTTAGCTGGGTGTTCTTGTGTCGGCTCATTCCTACCTTGTGCCATATAATTGAATCTGTTACGGTTACTACCTTATATCCCTTGGATTTTACTTGCATTGCCAAATCAACATCTTCACATCCAAAGAAGAAGCTAGTATCCAGGTATCCTACCGGTATTGCTTCCTTTTTTATCAGTAATCCTGCACCGGATACCCAGTCGCATTCTATGACTTTTTGTGTTAGATCATAGCTTTCCTCTTCCATGATGCTATGATGACCGGGGAAATGATCCAGGTCCACTACACTGCCGATACACCATATCTTATCATGGGCATTGTCATAGTCGTAGTAGTAGAATTTCGGTCCCACTATCCCTATGGATTGGTCATTTGAGGCCACGTTAATCATATTTTTCAGGAAGTTGGCATCGACTATTGTATCATTATTCAATAGCAGTACGTAGTCTGGATTATCATACTTTAATGTATAGTCTATTGCTATGTTATTTCCCCTTGCAAATCCATAGTTTTCATAATTTTCTATAAGAAGAAGCTTCTTTTTATCGGGAGTACTTGTGTAGTCGACTTTCTTTAATTCATCTTCCCTTAAACTAGTTAGTTCTATGGGTTTGTTCTCACAATACTTCGTGTATTCTGTTTGAACGTGGATATTGCCCTTTGCGTATTCGGTTATTTTGTCTATGGAGTCGTTGGTTGAGTGGTTATCTACGACTATGACGTTGTAGCATGGATAATCTATCTGGTATAATGATTCTAATGCCTCCAGTGTATCATCATATCCATTCCAGTTAAGGAGTATTATTGTTACTAGTTTTTCAGTCATTTTCTTCCTCTTTTTCAAGAATTCTTTCTATGTTTTTTATTAATCTTTTACCTGCATGATCCAGACTCCAGAAGCAGTCTATGTATTTGATACCTGTTTGTGATAATTTTTCCCATAGTTCTTCATCATCAAACAGCAGTTCTATTGCGGCGGCGAAGTCCTTTTCATCCCGTTGTGTTAGCAGTCCGGTTTTCTTATGAAGTACTGTTTCTTTTATTCCTCCTTCTTTGACTCCCACTACCGGTGTTCCACATGCCATTGCTTCCAGTGGCACGTAGCCGAATGGTTCTAGGTATGGTGAATATACTACTGCTGTTGCCTTGTTATATAGTCTTACAAGATCTTCATCCGTTATCATTGTCTGGATTGTCAGGTCAACGGCGTTTTCATCGGCTAATTTGTTCAGATAGTTTACCCATCCTTCGTCACTGCTGTTTCCTACTATTACCAGTCTTGGTCTTTTTTCTATTACTATGTGTGATATTGCTCTGATTAGGAAGTCATAGCCCTTTGGGGGGATGCATGTTCCGACGGATAATACATAGTCTTCCCTTTTTAGGTTGAAGTTCTGGAATTTATCGGTATCCAGTCCAATATATGATACGTATGCATTTTTACCGTATTGTCTTAGTATGGATTCATGGCTGAAGTAGGAGTTTGCAAGTATGTTGGTGGCATATTCTGCCAGCTGTTTGTCCCTTTCATAGTCTTTTGTTTCAATATAGTTGACAAAGTAATTGGAAAATGGCCTTATTAATGGGTTGTTGAAAAAGCCTATTTTCTCTTTTTGGTCGTTTACCTTTTTAAGTATTTGATCTGTTCTTACTGGCTGTTGGCAGTAGTATACATTGGTTTTTTTCAGGTATTTTAATATGACGGGTGTCATGGTATATTGGTCCTGTTCACAGTAGATTATATCATAATCGGAGTTGTTTAGTTCTTCGGCTATTTTCTGTTCTGTCTTGAATACGTTGCTTACTGATACTCGTTTGATTATTGCGGGTACGTAGCTGAATATTGAGTATAATTTTTCACGCCAGAAGCTTTTTTTCACCTCATATATCTTCACGCTGCTTGCCACTTCCTCCAATGGGAGATATTCCTCATTTGCTGTTTCGGGTATGTATACATCCACTATGTGTCCATGATTTGTCAAGTACTGTATATATGTGTAGAGTGACCGTTTTGCTCCTCCTGAGGGTAGATTGTGAAATACTGCTATTTTATATTTTTTTTCATCCATAGACTTACAAGCTCCTATATTTTTTTCCTAATTTAATGTATTTGAATTTCTTATTATTAGTGTCTTAGTTATTCAGATATATTATTTATTATCATCTTATCTGCAAAAGTATTATTGTACTTTCTTTAGTCCTGCCATCAATCCTTTGATTAGTACTTTTGAATATTGCCTGTTTTTCAATATATTTGTAAGTGATTCCTTGAGTACATACAAGACCATGTAAATAATGAATTTATGATACCTATTCCTGTCACTATGCTTCTTCATAAACAATATCCTATTGGCTGTATGATAGTATATGCGAGATAGTGATTTTATTGATGAACCTTCCTTATGATATATACATCCATAGTCCGAAACTACCAGATTATAACCTTTTTTATGTGCCACCGTTGACCAGTCCACATCCTCCCAGTACATGAAGTAGTCCGTGCTTATTGGTCCGACCTCCCGTAAAACAGCAATCGGCATGAATACACATGAACCTGTTATGAAGTCATATGTATCATATTGATTTTTTTGTCTGACTGCCATGCATTCACCGTGTTTCCAGTCAATTATTCCCCCGCCTACCGTTTGAATGCTATTATTGTCATCATAGTAGTAATGGGTGGCACCTACAAAGGCCACGTTGTCCTCCTGATTGTACTTATCAAAGAGGGCATTTACAAAATCACTGGAAACAACCGTATCATTATTCAACAACAGCACATATTCACATACGTCATATTTTATAAGATATTCAAGTGCAACATTGTTTCCACCGGCAAAGCCTGCATTGACATCATTTAATATAAACAGCAAGTCAACATCATCAGTATAATCATCCAATTTGTTGCTTGTTACCATGGCATGACTATAATAATCCTGATTTTCCAGGTAATCACTTATATATTCAACGGAGTTTCTTTGAGAATTATTATCCACAAGATAAATGTTAAAATCACCATAACCAAGATTTTTAAGTGAATTTAAACATTCAACCGTGTCTTCATGACCATTCCAGTTTAAAAGAACAATAGATAGCTTTGATTTAATAAGAATCCCCTTCAATCAGTCAGTGTCATCAGTTAAGTCATTTATTTTAACATCAATATATTCCTTCTTGTCAGCAGGTTTGTTAATCAAATCACGAGTCCTATACCTTATTTGATCAAGGGAATCATCCCCCACAAATGTCTTAATTAAATAACCTACTGCCATTCCACCCAAAAATAATAGAATACTTCTTGTCATTTTACCAAAAATACCCTTTGACATATCTTTCACCACAAATTACATTATATTTTTTAATCATAATAAAAAAAATAATATTTCACTATTAACAATTAATTATTATATATGGTTTTTAAAATATATTAAACAGATGACAAAAAAATTGAGGAATTGACATGAACATCAATGACAAATATCATTATAGATTTGAAGATCTTAAGGAAAATAAAGGAATCAGCAAAGTGGAAATAATATTACACGACGATGATGACATGACCATAGAATATAGTGGTAAAAATGGATTCAACACGGAAGGATTTGACTATCCCTTATTCAACAGAAAGGAAAAGGATGAAGAGACATCCTGGTTTTTATATCGTGTAGAGGAAATTATAGACATGGAATTTGAAATACTCGACCAATTACGTGACCCAATTGAAGCCGATGAAAAACAGATGACACATATAATTAAAAAACAGGTTGAAATATATTGCTATAAGGAATAATGGTTTAAATGAAAAACTATACGTGCATATTTCCGGGCTTGTACAACTACAACTTAACAAAGGATGTGGGCATGATTCCCTACACATTATCAGATAGATACGATACGCATATAGCCACCTATGATAATGACGAATACTTTTATCTGGAAGACGAACTTAAATCAGATAACTTTAACCTCGAATACCTTGACAATACAGGTGATGAAAAAGGGGACGTTCTTAAATATTTAAAGGGTAATTCCAAAAATATTGACATCCTACAACTATATCATTTGAAGTATAACCTACTGGCCAGTTACATTACAGCATATAAGCTAAGAAACAGGAAGGGTAAAATATACCTGAAACTGGATGCCAACAATGAAATCATTGACTTTTTAATCAAGCGTAGAGGATTGTTACCCTCCCTCAGACGATTGTATGCAAAAATCATTTTCAGCAAAATAGACCTTATCAGTATAGAAACCAGAAGAAACTACAATCTGCTGAAGGATTTTATATCAGAGGACAGATTACTCTACATACCAAACGGCATAACAAAATCAGATATTGGCCTGGAGGATAAAGAAAAGACAATACTGTATGTGGGATATGTTGAAAAGAAGAACAAATCCATAGATTTGCTCATGGACGCCTTTGGCAAATGCGTTAGTGATGATTGGAAACTGGTATTGATAGGTAAAATAGAGGAGGATATGAAAGAATTTTTAAATGATTTCTTCAAAAAGAATCCGCAGTTAAAAGACAGGATAATATTGAAGGGATACATATCAGACAAGAATGTATTGTCAACCGAATATGCTAAAAGCAGCATTTACTGCTGTACTTCACGCTCCGAAAGCTTTGGAATCTCCACATTAGAGGCGGCATACTTTGGAAATTACATTATTTCAACGGATGTTGGAGCCTCAAAAGACATTATAGAAAAAACAGGTTATGGTCAGATAGTCGAACATGAAAGCGAATCACTCGAAAAGGCCTTGAAAGATACCATGCTTAATTGGGAGAGCATAACGGAAAATCCATACGCTAAACAGTCCATAGTCTATGATAACTTTAATTGGGAGAGCATATGTGATAAAATAGTGGAAAAAATAGAAAAGAAATAAGATTTATTCCTTTTTGAACTTAATGATGCTGGTTGAGAAGTATTTCTTATTGTCTACAAATCCATGGACGATATTCTCATCCTTCATTGTACAATTCTGTACGGACACTATCTCCTTTTCTCTTGGATCGTTATTTATACATTCCTCCAGTACATCAAGGTGTCTGGATGTTTTCATTGCAACGACAGTATCCACGTACGGTAATATTTTTGCTAACCTGTCATCCACCTGAGGCACTACCACCATTATATCATCCTGTTCTGTTAGCTGTATTCCGGCCGTTGTGCTGCAGGCAGTCATGGCTGCAATACCCGGTACCAATACCACCTCTACACCCATCTTCTGTAATCTTTTTGACACGTAGCTGAATGTTGAGAATATTGTCGGATCGCCCAAGGTTACAAATACAGCGTTTAATCCCTCGGATAACTTTTCAAACAACATCTCTGCTGCTTCATCCCATGACTTGTCCAATTCCTCTTTATCTTCGGTCATTGGAAACAATGGTTGAAGTATTTCACATTCTGTTTCTCTTTCATCGATTATTCCCTGTACTATATTTAATGCTACGCTAGGCTTACCATTTCTTGACTTTGGTGCGAATATGATATCCGTCTCTTTTATGATTCTTGCCGCTTTTATTGTTACTAGTTCTGGGTCTCCCGGTCCTACACCGACTCCATATAATTTTCCTATTGCCATATCTTTCATCCTTTGAATTTTTTTTATAATTAAAAAAGTAACATGATAAGTAAAGTAAATTTTATTATTTATTTAATACCTTTTTATACTATTAATATAACCATACACATATATATAATTTTTAAGCTTATGATTAAAGTCACATGAACTTATCTAAAAGTAAGTTTTAATCAATCATGAAAATTATCCCCATATCCAAAAGAATAAAAAATAATGAGCGATATATATTATAGTTATGAATACAATATTTTGCCCAACATGTGGAATGATAAAAAACAAGTGCGTATGCTCTAAAAAGGCTGATGAGAAAAAACAGTACAGCTCGCTAATAGAAAGGCCAACGGCTGAAGAAAAAGAAAAACTGCAAGCCAAACATCCTGAAATAGATGAGGAAATAATTGAAAACTTCCCATTTAAAGAGGCCAGACACAATCAACTGGAACTGATAGAAGAAATCCTGAATGCATTTGACAACGGAAAAAAATACATCATACTTGAAGCAGGAACCGGTACTGGTAAATCGGCCATAGCCGCCACTCTAGGTCAAATATTACAGCCGGCATATATCCTTACCATGACAAAACAATTGCAACGCCAATATGCCGATGAATTCGGTTATCCACAAGTAAAAGGAAGAAACAACTTCTCATGTCTTGACAGCGGATCCTTAAACAAATGTGATCAGGGAACCTGTCAAACCATTAGAACAACCGAGGAATTTTCATGTCCATATGGCATTAAAATAGAAAAAAACAATCAAAAGGACATCAACGAATATGACCCGGAAACATTCTATAATGCACCGTTTACATTCAACTCAACAAATAAATGTCCATACTGGAATCAAAAGGCAATAGCAATCGAAGAGCCTGTAACCCTGCTGAATTATGACTATGCATACCTTGAATTCAACTACGTCCAGCACTTCCAGAAAAGAAACCTGATGATACTGGATGAAGCACACAACATAGAAGACAAGATCATGCACAAACTGGAATTAAACCTCTACAACAAACAGCTGCAAAAAGACATACAGGAAAGCATACCAAGAGAAATGATGACATACACAGATATAAAGGACTGGATTGCATTTTTAGAGGCAATATTTGACTCATATAATTCCATCAATGTCAATAACCTAACCAAACAAAAGGGAGACCGTATCGAGCATACAAAAAGAAAAATCAAGGAAATAACGGGAAATATCAAGAAAAACCCCTCCGATTGGGTGGTGTCAACCGATGAAAGTTCAGTATCCTTCAAACCGCTCAAAGTGGATAAGTATGCAGAAGAAACCTTGTTCCAATACGCCGACAAGGTACTTTTCATGAGTGCAACAATACTGGACAAGGACCTGTTCTGCAAATGGCTGGGATTAGACCCCGAAGAGGTATACTACATTCACAGTGAAAGCCCCTTCAAGAAGGAATATCGGCCAATACACATGAGACTTGTCGGGCCAATGTCCAAAAGGGCACTATGGCATACGGCACCAAAGACCATACCCGTACTTAAGGAGATAATGGACAAACACTTCAATGAAAAGGGACTGGTCCATACAAACAGCTATAAATGCCAGCAGTACATCATCCAACACATCAGAGAACAGAGAATACTATCACATGACTCCAAGAATCGTGAACAGATACTGAGGGAATTTGAAAAGTCAAACAATCCATATGTACTTGTAAGTCCATCAATGAGCGAGGGAGTTGATTTGCCATATGAAAAATGTGAATTCCAGGTAATCTACAAAGTACCATACCCCTACCTCGGTGATAAACAGATCAACGAAAGAAAAAACCTTGACCCCGAATGGTATGCATATAAGACCATCATGACATTGATGCAGGCATATGGACGTGGAATGAGGGCTGAAAACGATCACTGTGACACATACATTCTGGATAAGAACATTCAGACAATACTGAGAAACAAGATGTACCGCAGACTAATACCTAAGTTCTTCAGAGAAGCAATAACCACCTAAATTATTTTTTTATTAAAGCAACAAATGAGCCAAATAAAGCTAAATTGTATGTATCCGGATAACTGACCATATAATATGTAATTTTCAACGGATATTATAAGTCATATCCATATTCTAATTTTATTTAGTTAAAACAGTTGAAACATGAAAAAATATGAAATTACCCTCCATATGAGACTTGGCCAAAGGTATTTTAAAACAAAAAAAATTATATATCCGGATGTCTTGGTTATAATTTGATTTTACTTGGAGAGTCTCTCCCACTTACACAATCGTTCAAAATCGAAACCAAGTTTACATTTTAAAAATATAGAAATAATCAAAGAAATGAATTACTAATTATGGCAAGATCTTCCACCAACACCAGACATAGAAACAAAAGAAGAACTAGAAGCA is part of the Methanosphaera sp. BMS genome and harbors:
- a CDS encoding helicase C-terminal domain-containing protein encodes the protein MNTIFCPTCGMIKNKCVCSKKADEKKQYSSLIERPTAEEKEKLQAKHPEIDEEIIENFPFKEARHNQLELIEEILNAFDNGKKYIILEAGTGTGKSAIAATLGQILQPAYILTMTKQLQRQYADEFGYPQVKGRNNFSCLDSGSLNKCDQGTCQTIRTTEEFSCPYGIKIEKNNQKDINEYDPETFYNAPFTFNSTNKCPYWNQKAIAIEEPVTLLNYDYAYLEFNYVQHFQKRNLMILDEAHNIEDKIMHKLELNLYNKQLQKDIQESIPREMMTYTDIKDWIAFLEAIFDSYNSINVNNLTKQKGDRIEHTKRKIKEITGNIKKNPSDWVVSTDESSVSFKPLKVDKYAEETLFQYADKVLFMSATILDKDLFCKWLGLDPEEVYYIHSESPFKKEYRPIHMRLVGPMSKRALWHTAPKTIPVLKEIMDKHFNEKGLVHTNSYKCQQYIIQHIREQRILSHDSKNREQILREFEKSNNPYVLVSPSMSEGVDLPYEKCEFQVIYKVPYPYLGDKQINERKNLDPEWYAYKTIMTLMQAYGRGMRAENDHCDTYILDKNIQTILRNKMYRRLIPKFFREAITT